The Opitutus sp. ER46 genome contains a region encoding:
- a CDS encoding UDP-N-acetylmuramoyl-L-alanyl-D-glutamate--2,6-diaminopimelate ligase yields MAPKISDYFHEGEIVAVKGTLDRPISGLAIDSRRVVPGMMFFALPGHRTDGASYIDEAISRGAVAVVTSSMPVHPPGKATIIQVADARATLAAVAQRYYKFPDRDLSVIGVTGTNGKTTVTHLLQHFLGGDQRVGLLGTINYDLGARTVPAFRTTPEALDVFGMLGQMRDAGCRQAVMEVSSHGIDQHRVRGLQFGAAVFTNLTRDHLDYHKTLDAYFEVKSRLFTGKTGSLPKVSVVNLDDAYGEKLAAELAAEVPGTRLVTYGEHPDAQVRAEQVQLNFKNSTFRLVWPGGSMDIDSPLIGRYNVSNMLAAIATAWGLGRDPVVFLARLRAFKGVPGRMERIEAGQPFNVLVDYAHTDDALRNALGMLRAITPGRLLVVFGCGGNRDRTKRPLMARAVQDFADIAFATADNPRTEALAQIFDDMRAGVTAPEKFTWIDDRRRAISLALDMAKPGDCLLIAGKGHESYQEFADTVFPFDDRHVVRELIGIKAVKVS; encoded by the coding sequence ATGGCACCGAAAATTTCCGACTACTTCCACGAAGGCGAGATCGTCGCCGTGAAGGGCACCCTCGACCGGCCCATCTCGGGCCTGGCCATCGACAGCCGCCGCGTCGTCCCGGGCATGATGTTCTTCGCGCTACCCGGCCACCGGACCGACGGCGCCAGCTACATCGACGAGGCCATCAGCCGCGGCGCCGTGGCGGTCGTGACGTCCAGCATGCCGGTGCATCCTCCGGGCAAGGCGACCATCATCCAGGTGGCCGACGCCCGTGCCACCCTCGCCGCCGTCGCGCAGCGCTACTACAAGTTCCCGGACCGCGACCTGAGCGTCATCGGCGTCACCGGCACCAACGGCAAGACGACCGTCACCCATCTCCTGCAGCACTTTCTCGGCGGCGACCAGCGCGTCGGCCTGCTCGGCACGATCAACTACGACTTGGGCGCCCGCACCGTGCCCGCGTTTCGCACCACGCCGGAGGCGCTCGATGTGTTCGGCATGCTCGGCCAGATGCGCGACGCCGGCTGCCGCCAGGCCGTGATGGAAGTCAGCTCGCACGGCATCGACCAGCACCGCGTGCGCGGGCTGCAGTTCGGCGCGGCGGTGTTCACCAATCTCACCCGCGACCACCTCGACTACCACAAGACGCTCGACGCCTACTTCGAGGTGAAGTCCCGCCTGTTCACCGGCAAGACCGGCTCGCTGCCGAAGGTTTCGGTGGTGAACCTCGACGATGCCTACGGCGAGAAGCTCGCGGCGGAGCTCGCCGCGGAGGTGCCCGGCACCCGGCTCGTCACCTACGGCGAGCACCCCGACGCGCAGGTGCGCGCGGAGCAGGTCCAGCTCAACTTCAAGAACTCCACCTTCCGTCTGGTATGGCCGGGCGGCAGCATGGACATCGATTCGCCGCTCATCGGCCGCTACAACGTCAGCAACATGCTGGCGGCGATCGCGACCGCGTGGGGCCTCGGCCGCGACCCGGTCGTGTTTCTCGCCCGCCTGCGCGCCTTCAAGGGCGTGCCCGGCCGCATGGAGCGCATCGAGGCCGGCCAGCCGTTCAACGTGCTGGTCGACTACGCCCACACCGACGACGCGCTGCGCAATGCGCTCGGCATGCTGCGCGCGATCACCCCGGGCCGGCTGCTGGTCGTGTTCGGCTGCGGCGGCAACCGGGACCGCACCAAGCGCCCGCTCATGGCCCGCGCGGTGCAGGACTTTGCCGACATCGCCTTCGCGACGGCGGACAACCCCCGCACCGAGGCCCTCGCCCAGATCTTCGACGACATGCGCGCGGGCGTCACGGCGCCGGAGAAGTTCACCTGGATCGATGACCGCCGCCGGGCGATTTCCCTGGCGCTCGACATGGCCAAGCCCGGCGACTGCCTCCTCATCGCCGGCAAGGGGCACGAGAGCTACCAGGAGTTTGCCGACACCGTTTTCCCCTTCGACGACCGCCACGTGGTGCGCGAGCTGATCGGCATCAAGGCGGTGAAGGTGTCCTGA
- the murF gene encoding UDP-N-acetylmuramoyl-tripeptide--D-alanyl-D-alanine ligase: MPAFSAQDLATWTGGRWTTPPAGPLARAGFCVDSRQLRAGQVFVAIKTPKRDGHDFLGAAAAAGADAAIVAAANPEMALPQLVVADPVGAFQAIAREHRRRFRGRVVGISGSAGKTSTKELLALLLGGSAFGVTATEDHSSTSGSGAAAFTGRVLATQGNLNNHLGVPLTLTRLDSDAHDFAVVEAGISAPGEMRPLAGMIEPDVALITLVAPAHTQELGGLEGVAREKAQLPAAVRTAGVAVFSRETARFPAFRELGVGTMVIERADVLRPAAAPKDTVYFTLTQRADQTAVALAYGVPPPLAFTFRRVSDGMAQNAVLAICTALWLGVPAAVIQARLGAWQPAPLRGEIRHEHGRLLYADCYNANPASMVDALEVFAAIAPAHEPRLFVLGCMEELGDESPRYHRELGRALELRPDDQAFIIGTHAQEVIEGAVEAGTPTRQLHVAASAKAIADSVRWWRGAVFVKGSRRYQLEQVFAAEEGSPAAAGAH; encoded by the coding sequence ATGCCTGCATTCTCGGCCCAAGACCTCGCGACCTGGACGGGTGGACGTTGGACGACGCCGCCCGCGGGACCGCTGGCGCGCGCCGGCTTCTGCGTTGATTCGCGGCAGCTGCGGGCCGGGCAGGTGTTCGTGGCGATCAAGACGCCCAAGCGGGACGGACATGATTTTCTCGGCGCGGCGGCGGCGGCCGGCGCGGATGCGGCGATCGTCGCCGCGGCCAATCCCGAGATGGCGCTGCCGCAGCTCGTGGTTGCCGATCCCGTGGGCGCGTTCCAGGCGATCGCGCGGGAGCATCGGCGGCGCTTCCGGGGGCGGGTCGTGGGTATTTCTGGCAGTGCGGGCAAGACCTCCACCAAGGAACTGCTCGCGCTCCTCCTCGGTGGCAGTGCATTCGGCGTTACCGCCACCGAGGATCATTCTTCGACGTCGGGCTCCGGCGCGGCGGCGTTCACCGGCCGCGTGCTGGCGACGCAGGGCAACCTCAACAATCACCTCGGGGTGCCGCTGACCCTCACGCGGCTGGACTCCGACGCGCACGATTTCGCGGTGGTCGAGGCCGGCATCAGCGCGCCCGGCGAGATGCGGCCGCTGGCCGGGATGATCGAGCCCGACGTGGCGCTGATCACGCTGGTGGCGCCCGCGCACACGCAGGAACTCGGCGGGTTGGAGGGCGTGGCGCGCGAGAAGGCGCAATTGCCCGCGGCGGTGCGCACCGCCGGCGTGGCCGTGTTCTCGCGGGAGACCGCGCGGTTCCCGGCCTTCCGTGAGCTGGGCGTCGGCACCATGGTGATCGAGCGCGCCGACGTGCTGCGTCCCGCGGCGGCGCCGAAGGACACTGTCTATTTCACGCTCACACAGCGGGCGGACCAGACCGCGGTGGCGCTGGCGTATGGCGTGCCGCCCCCGCTGGCGTTCACCTTCCGGCGCGTGTCCGACGGCATGGCGCAAAACGCCGTGCTCGCCATCTGCACCGCGCTCTGGCTCGGCGTGCCGGCCGCGGTGATCCAGGCGCGCCTGGGCGCGTGGCAGCCGGCCCCGTTGCGCGGCGAGATCCGGCACGAACACGGGCGGCTGTTGTACGCTGACTGCTACAACGCGAACCCGGCATCGATGGTCGACGCGCTCGAAGTCTTTGCCGCGATCGCGCCGGCGCACGAACCCCGGCTGTTTGTCCTTGGGTGCATGGAGGAACTCGGCGACGAGTCGCCGCGCTACCATCGCGAGCTCGGCCGCGCGCTGGAACTCCGGCCCGACGACCAGGCGTTCATCATCGGCACGCACGCGCAGGAGGTGATCGAAGGCGCCGTGGAGGCGGGGACGCCCACGCGGCAGCTGCACGTGGCGGCGTCGGCGAAAGCCATCGCGGACTCGGTCCGCTGGTGGCGGGGCGCGGTGTTCGTGAAGGGCAGCCGCCGGTATCAACTCGAACAGGTCTTTGCCGCGGAGGAGGGGAGCCCGGCCGCCGCGGGCGCGCACTAG
- the mraY gene encoding phospho-N-acetylmuramoyl-pentapeptide-transferase encodes MLSYLADFEAYFGPLRLLKYHTLRTALAALTALAIGFAIGPYLIRKFRELKFGHGYIDDRTGALGATYFDKKHTPTMGGLIIFLSVFVSSVLWARPNVWAFVALFVYAALTVPGFRDDYLKVVHKNRNGIASWEKIGWQTLATLGALGVLLWHPDSGQKIRELWVPFVKHAVMAQMPWWLLLALIYLWVVGFSNAINLTDGLDGLAVGCTITVALVMGVMAYVADHVSLAEYLLTSHVPGAGELTVICGALIGGCMAFLWYNSHPAEVFMGDTGSLALGGLLGVIAFMIHQPLTLVIAGGVFVMELLSVVLQVGWFKFTKHRFGEGRRIFLMAPIHHHFQKRGWPETKVVLRFWVLSLGFALASLATLKLR; translated from the coding sequence ATGCTTTCCTACCTGGCAGATTTCGAAGCCTACTTCGGGCCGCTGCGGCTGCTGAAGTACCACACCCTGCGGACGGCGCTCGCGGCGCTCACCGCGCTGGCGATCGGCTTCGCGATCGGCCCGTACCTGATCCGAAAGTTCCGTGAGCTGAAGTTCGGGCACGGCTACATCGACGACCGGACGGGTGCGCTGGGCGCCACCTATTTCGACAAGAAGCACACGCCGACGATGGGCGGGCTCATCATCTTCCTCTCGGTGTTCGTCAGCTCGGTGCTGTGGGCGCGGCCCAATGTGTGGGCGTTCGTCGCGCTGTTCGTTTACGCCGCGCTGACCGTCCCGGGCTTCCGCGACGACTACCTCAAGGTCGTGCACAAGAACCGCAACGGCATCGCCTCCTGGGAGAAGATCGGGTGGCAGACGCTGGCGACGCTGGGCGCGCTGGGCGTGCTGCTCTGGCACCCGGACAGCGGCCAGAAGATCCGCGAGCTGTGGGTGCCCTTCGTGAAGCACGCGGTCATGGCGCAGATGCCGTGGTGGCTGCTGCTCGCGCTGATCTACCTCTGGGTCGTCGGCTTCAGCAACGCGATCAACCTGACCGACGGCCTCGACGGCCTCGCGGTCGGCTGCACGATCACGGTGGCGCTGGTGATGGGCGTGATGGCGTACGTGGCGGACCACGTGAGCCTCGCCGAGTACCTGTTGACGAGCCATGTGCCCGGTGCTGGTGAACTCACGGTGATCTGCGGCGCGCTGATCGGCGGCTGCATGGCGTTTCTCTGGTACAACTCGCATCCGGCGGAGGTGTTCATGGGCGACACCGGCTCGCTGGCACTGGGCGGGTTGCTCGGCGTGATCGCCTTCATGATCCATCAACCGCTGACGCTGGTGATCGCCGGCGGCGTGTTCGTGATGGAGCTGCTCTCCGTGGTGCTGCAGGTGGGCTGGTTCAAGTTCACGAAGCACCGCTTCGGGGAAGGGCGCCGCATCTTCCTGATGGCGCCGATTCACCATCACTTCCAGAAGCGCGGCTGGCCGGAGACCAAGGTCGTGCTCCGCTTCTGGGTCCTGTCGCTCGGGTTCGCACTGGCGAGCCTGGCGACCCTCAAGCTTCGCTGA
- the murD gene encoding UDP-N-acetylmuramoyl-L-alanine--D-glutamate ligase → MAFAPSTFLSALLERPVAVFGAGVSGDGVRALLGALGATAQVYDAKGMAFDAAAARAHKLVVFSPGFVPDHPWLVAARGAGATCLGELDFAALCWRGRILAVTGTNGKTTLTEFLTHALQTAGFDAVATGNIGHSFSAVAAERAGGTPETIAVCEVSSFQAETIEHLQATSTLWTNFAEDHLERHPWLEAYFAAKWNLVAHTQAKDATLDRPNFAPGAFIGSSVQHFAGKFGCPTEGVNAVATIGVPIDERLVGTVFGDYPQWENFLLAKAWWREARLDEAQLISAARTFKLGRHRLARVAEIEGVTFWNDSKATNFHAVEAALGRFTAPVVLIAGGKAKGGDLGGFVRRLAGRVHHVVLIGATGAELARHCAAAHVPHTSAETLARAVPLAAQLAPRGGHVLLSPAFASFDQFRSYEDRGEQFEKLVETLAATPAVTKAARDPI, encoded by the coding sequence ATGGCCTTCGCTCCGTCCACGTTCCTCTCCGCGCTGCTGGAGCGCCCCGTCGCCGTCTTCGGCGCGGGCGTGAGCGGCGACGGCGTGCGCGCGCTGCTTGGTGCGCTGGGGGCGACGGCGCAGGTGTACGACGCGAAAGGCATGGCGTTCGACGCCGCGGCGGCACGGGCGCACAAGCTCGTGGTGTTTTCGCCCGGCTTCGTGCCGGACCATCCCTGGTTGGTGGCGGCGCGCGGCGCTGGCGCAACCTGCCTCGGGGAACTGGACTTTGCCGCCCTGTGCTGGCGCGGGCGGATCCTCGCGGTCACCGGGACCAACGGGAAGACCACGCTGACCGAGTTTCTCACGCACGCGCTGCAGACGGCCGGGTTCGACGCCGTGGCGACGGGCAACATCGGCCATTCGTTTTCGGCCGTGGCGGCGGAACGGGCGGGCGGCACGCCAGAGACGATCGCGGTGTGCGAGGTGAGCTCATTCCAGGCGGAGACCATCGAACACCTGCAGGCGACGAGCACGCTGTGGACGAACTTCGCCGAGGATCACCTCGAGCGGCATCCGTGGCTCGAGGCGTACTTCGCGGCCAAGTGGAACCTCGTGGCGCACACGCAAGCGAAGGACGCGACGCTCGACCGGCCCAACTTTGCTCCCGGCGCCTTTATTGGGAGTTCGGTGCAGCATTTCGCCGGCAAGTTCGGCTGCCCGACGGAAGGCGTGAACGCGGTGGCGACGATTGGCGTGCCGATCGATGAACGCCTCGTCGGCACGGTGTTCGGCGACTATCCGCAGTGGGAGAACTTTTTGCTCGCCAAAGCTTGGTGGCGAGAAGCGCGGCTGGATGAGGCTCAGCTCATTTCGGCCGCGCGCACTTTCAAACTTGGCCGCCACCGCCTCGCGCGGGTGGCCGAGATCGAGGGCGTCACATTCTGGAACGACTCGAAAGCCACGAACTTCCACGCCGTCGAGGCTGCGCTCGGCCGCTTCACCGCGCCGGTCGTGCTTATCGCCGGCGGCAAGGCGAAGGGCGGCGATCTCGGCGGTTTCGTGCGTCGCCTGGCCGGGCGGGTTCACCACGTGGTGCTCATCGGCGCCACGGGCGCGGAGCTGGCGCGGCACTGTGCGGCCGCGCACGTGCCGCACACCAGCGCCGAGACCCTGGCCCGGGCGGTGCCGCTGGCCGCGCAACTGGCGCCCCGCGGTGGCCATGTCTTGCTCAGTCCCGCGTTCGCCAGTTTCGACCAGTTTCGCAGCTATGAGGATCGCGGGGAGCAGTTTGAAAAACTGGTGGAAACGCTCGCCGCCACGCCCGCGGTCACGAAGGCCGCGCGCGACCCAATTTGA
- a CDS encoding LysM peptidoglycan-binding domain-containing protein, producing MKVLKIFGIVVGIHLAALILCVAIPGCSSTSKPAPAPEDTAMHTDAAPAIAVPPATPTPVGDAGSGYGPLPAAGFDPNAPAAYAGGSSAGGVRFMPTRPNTPAASAVQAAPVENVTPATTYTVKAGDNLWELGKRFRTDYREIAAANNMKAGAVLHEGQKLLIPKKSSTAKSASAASVPAAAPAPTYSAPAPKPESAKSASGEVTHVVQPGETIGAIARNFGVSAKELALHNNITDPLKLRAGTTLNIPSGTGWRSVSSKSGSAAPAPAPQTPKEIPNILEQEQPAPAAPTETSSVPVIKIDENSATPPQP from the coding sequence ATGAAAGTCCTGAAGATTTTCGGCATCGTCGTGGGCATTCACCTGGCCGCCCTGATCCTCTGTGTCGCCATCCCCGGCTGCAGCTCCACGAGCAAGCCGGCACCCGCGCCCGAGGACACCGCCATGCACACCGACGCCGCGCCCGCGATCGCGGTGCCGCCCGCCACGCCGACGCCGGTGGGTGACGCCGGTTCCGGCTACGGACCATTGCCTGCGGCTGGCTTCGACCCGAACGCCCCTGCGGCGTACGCGGGCGGCTCCTCCGCCGGCGGCGTACGCTTCATGCCGACGCGGCCCAACACGCCCGCCGCCTCCGCGGTCCAGGCCGCCCCGGTCGAGAACGTCACGCCCGCCACCACCTACACCGTGAAGGCCGGCGACAATCTCTGGGAACTCGGCAAGCGCTTCCGCACCGACTACCGGGAGATCGCCGCGGCCAACAACATGAAGGCCGGGGCGGTGCTGCATGAGGGCCAGAAGCTCCTCATCCCCAAGAAGAGCTCCACCGCCAAGTCTGCGTCCGCTGCCAGCGTCCCCGCCGCCGCTCCGGCGCCGACTTACAGCGCGCCGGCTCCGAAACCCGAATCCGCCAAGTCCGCCTCCGGGGAGGTCACTCACGTCGTGCAGCCCGGCGAGACCATTGGCGCCATCGCCCGCAACTTCGGCGTCAGCGCCAAGGAACTGGCGTTGCACAACAACATCACCGACCCACTGAAGCTCCGCGCCGGCACCACGCTCAATATTCCGTCCGGCACCGGCTGGCGCTCTGTGTCCAGCAAGTCGGGTTCCGCCGCGCCGGCACCCGCGCCGCAGACGCCGAAGGAGATCCCCAACATTCTCGAGCAGGAACAGCCGGCGCCCGCGGCGCCGACCGAGACCTCGAGCGTGCCGGTGATCAAGATCGACGAGAACTCGGCCACGCCGCCGCAGCCCTGA
- the ftsW gene encoding putative lipid II flippase FtsW — translation MANERRTARSPARTFFSPATIIVVCALGLTLLGLTVLFSASAAFRNKAGVEVPYLYLQKQFFGVMIATVVCIFVSRLDLDYVRRYAWWIAGAALLLLAIVLIPGIGMKVKGSSRWLGYGPVRLQVSELGKFALVFCLAHYLALNQMRIGELRRGFVLPLLIVGGFAGLVLCETDMGTAALMIFVGFALLFLAGARWRYLLPTIGLALGGFVVIVLHSPNRLRRIMAFLDPEGTRLSAGYQNWQALLAFASGGIDGAGLGQGRQQLNYLPEAHTDFIFSIIGEELGLWFTLGVVLTFILMLVAGLFHLRRAPNLFQYLLVAGCLMLMCVQAIVNLGVVTALLPNKGMPLPFISAGLSNLMLMGLVVGIIINTQRNWGRAVLPDNAGGMREVLA, via the coding sequence ATGGCCAACGAACGGCGCACTGCCCGCTCTCCCGCCCGCACCTTCTTCAGCCCCGCCACCATCATCGTCGTCTGCGCGCTGGGGCTGACGCTGCTGGGGCTCACCGTCCTGTTCAGCGCCAGCGCGGCGTTCCGCAACAAGGCGGGCGTGGAGGTGCCGTATCTCTACCTGCAGAAGCAGTTCTTCGGCGTGATGATCGCGACCGTCGTCTGCATCTTCGTCAGCCGCCTCGATCTCGACTACGTGCGGCGTTACGCCTGGTGGATCGCCGGCGCCGCGTTGCTGCTCCTGGCGATCGTCCTGATTCCCGGCATCGGGATGAAGGTGAAAGGCTCGAGCCGCTGGCTGGGTTATGGGCCGGTGCGGCTCCAGGTCTCGGAACTCGGCAAGTTCGCGCTGGTGTTCTGCCTGGCGCACTACCTGGCCCTGAACCAGATGCGGATCGGCGAACTGCGGCGCGGCTTCGTCCTGCCGCTCCTGATCGTCGGCGGCTTCGCCGGGTTGGTGCTTTGCGAGACGGACATGGGCACGGCCGCGCTCATGATCTTCGTGGGATTTGCGCTGCTGTTTCTGGCGGGCGCGCGCTGGCGCTATCTGCTGCCGACCATCGGCCTGGCGCTGGGCGGCTTCGTGGTGATCGTGCTGCATTCGCCGAATCGCCTCCGCCGCATCATGGCGTTTCTCGATCCCGAAGGCACCCGGCTCTCGGCCGGCTACCAGAACTGGCAGGCGCTGCTCGCGTTCGCGTCGGGCGGCATCGACGGCGCCGGGCTCGGCCAGGGCCGCCAGCAGCTGAACTACCTGCCGGAGGCGCATACGGACTTCATCTTCTCGATCATCGGCGAGGAACTCGGGCTCTGGTTCACGCTCGGGGTGGTGCTCACGTTCATCCTCATGCTCGTGGCCGGCCTGTTCCACCTGCGCCGCGCGCCGAATCTCTTCCAGTACCTGCTCGTCGCGGGCTGCCTGATGCTCATGTGCGTGCAGGCGATCGTGAACCTCGGAGTCGTCACCGCCCTGCTGCCCAACAAGGGCATGCCGCTGCCTTTCATCAGCGCCGGATTGTCCAACCTCATGCTGATGGGGCTGGTGGTCGGCATCATCATCAACACCCAGCGGAACTGGGGCCGGGCGGTGCTGCCCGACAACGCGGGCGGCATGCGGGAGGTCCTCGCGTGA
- a CDS encoding UDP-N-acetylglucosamine--N-acetylmuramyl-(pentapeptide) pyrophosphoryl-undecaprenol N-acetylglucosamine transferase: MSFFVISCGGTGGHLSPGIALAEALASRGHESVLLVSQKRVDARLMEKYPQLTFARMPGSGFGWKPATLARCVASQSRAFLFCLHLLRQGRLSDAPAGTGRKRRVDGVFGFGGFTSAPLVMAARALGIPAVLHEANRVPGLAVRTLGRLATRVYLPPGVELPAIRASITRHVGLPVRAEIQKVPAATARREIGLDPNQRVLVVLGGSQGSSPLNDWTRQNLEALAAEGIQVYCVTGLGKGTATEVTLKSASGAPVRSRFEAFSDRMAVLMSAADLVLSRAGAGTIAELIRCEAPAILVPYPQAADDHQRANAVYFEQQGGGLVVPQTRLGDLRAEVLDVITNDWLLRQFRGNLRRMDRANALDLIISDLEEITAGAQAGNPISVVPA; the protein is encoded by the coding sequence ATGAGCTTCTTCGTCATCTCCTGTGGTGGTACGGGCGGGCATCTGTCGCCGGGGATCGCGTTGGCCGAGGCGCTGGCGAGCCGCGGGCACGAGAGCGTGCTCCTCGTCAGCCAGAAACGCGTGGACGCCCGGCTGATGGAAAAGTACCCGCAGCTGACCTTCGCCCGCATGCCGGGCAGCGGCTTCGGCTGGAAGCCCGCGACCCTCGCCCGGTGCGTGGCGTCGCAGTCGCGCGCCTTCCTGTTCTGCCTGCATCTCCTGCGCCAGGGCCGGCTCTCCGACGCACCGGCGGGCACGGGCCGGAAGCGGCGCGTGGACGGCGTCTTTGGCTTTGGCGGTTTCACCTCGGCGCCGCTGGTCATGGCGGCGCGCGCGCTCGGGATCCCGGCTGTGCTGCACGAGGCCAATCGCGTGCCGGGCCTGGCGGTGCGCACGCTCGGCCGCCTCGCCACCCGCGTCTATTTGCCGCCAGGCGTGGAGCTCCCGGCGATCCGCGCTTCGATCACGCGTCACGTCGGCCTGCCGGTGCGGGCGGAAATCCAGAAGGTGCCGGCGGCCACGGCGCGCCGGGAGATCGGACTCGATCCCAACCAGCGCGTGCTGGTGGTGCTCGGCGGCAGCCAGGGTTCCAGCCCATTGAACGACTGGACGCGCCAGAACCTCGAGGCGCTCGCGGCCGAGGGCATCCAGGTTTACTGCGTCACCGGCCTCGGCAAGGGTACGGCGACGGAGGTGACGCTGAAGTCGGCGAGCGGGGCGCCCGTGCGCAGCCGCTTCGAGGCGTTCAGCGATCGCATGGCGGTGCTGATGTCGGCCGCGGACCTCGTGTTGTCCCGCGCCGGCGCCGGCACGATCGCCGAGCTGATCCGCTGCGAGGCGCCGGCCATCCTGGTTCCCTATCCGCAGGCGGCGGACGACCATCAGCGCGCCAACGCGGTGTATTTTGAGCAGCAGGGCGGCGGGCTCGTGGTGCCGCAGACGCGGCTGGGCGACCTGCGGGCGGAGGTGCTCGACGTGATCACGAACGACTGGCTGCTGCGCCAGTTTCGCGGCAACCTCCGGCGCATGGACCGGGCGAACGCGCTGGATCTCATCATTTCCGATCTCGAGGAGATCACCGCCGGAGCCCAGGCCGGTAACCCGATTTCGGTGGTGCCGGCATGA